In the genome of Rhizobium etli 8C-3, one region contains:
- a CDS encoding circularly permuted type 2 ATP-grasp protein, producing the protein MAFDEMITGDENPRQPYEKYFEWYNAQDRAHLIAKSRDAENIFRKTGITFAVYGHADSSEKLIPFDIIPRIISGREWRKLAQGIEQRVIALNAFLDDIYHKQEIIRAGRIPRELIEKNDTFLSEMIGFRPPGGVYTHIVGTDIVRTGEDQFYVLEDNARTPSGVSYMLENRETMMQMFPELFHENKVQRVEDYPYLLRQSLASLAPPGCKGKPRVAVLTPGIYNSAYYEHSFLADMMGVELVEGADLRVIDGKVKMRTTRGYEAIDVLYRRVDDDFLDPLTFRADSALGIPGIMDVYRSGNITIANAPGTGICDDKAIYSYMPEIVEFYTGRKALLENVPTWRCSEADSLKYVLEHLEELVVKEVHGSGGYGMLVGPTASKKERSDFAEKLKARPNNYIAQPTLSLSTVPILVNKGIAPRHVDLRPYVLVSDKVQIIPGGLTRVALKQGSLVVNSSQGGGTKDTWVLED; encoded by the coding sequence TTGGCATTTGATGAAATGATCACCGGGGATGAAAATCCCCGTCAGCCATATGAGAAATATTTCGAGTGGTACAATGCCCAGGACAGGGCGCATCTGATTGCCAAATCTCGCGACGCGGAAAACATCTTCCGGAAAACAGGCATCACCTTCGCAGTATACGGACATGCGGATTCGTCCGAGAAGCTCATTCCCTTCGACATCATCCCGCGCATCATTTCCGGCCGCGAATGGCGGAAGCTCGCTCAGGGCATCGAGCAGCGCGTGATCGCGCTCAATGCGTTCCTTGACGATATCTACCACAAGCAGGAGATCATCCGCGCCGGCCGCATTCCGCGTGAGTTGATCGAGAAGAACGATACGTTTCTATCCGAGATGATCGGCTTCCGCCCGCCCGGCGGCGTCTATACGCATATCGTCGGCACCGATATCGTGCGCACCGGCGAGGATCAGTTCTACGTGCTGGAGGACAATGCCCGCACGCCCTCCGGCGTCAGCTATATGCTGGAAAACCGGGAAACCATGATGCAGATGTTTCCGGAACTCTTCCACGAGAACAAGGTCCAGCGCGTCGAGGACTACCCATATCTGTTGCGCCAATCGCTTGCCTCGCTCGCCCCTCCCGGCTGCAAGGGCAAGCCGCGTGTCGCGGTGCTGACGCCCGGCATCTACAATTCCGCCTATTACGAGCATTCCTTCCTCGCCGACATGATGGGCGTGGAACTGGTCGAAGGGGCGGATCTGCGCGTCATCGACGGCAAGGTGAAGATGCGCACGACCCGCGGTTATGAAGCAATCGACGTGCTTTATCGCCGCGTCGACGACGACTTCCTCGATCCGCTGACATTCCGGGCCGATTCCGCCCTTGGCATTCCGGGCATCATGGATGTCTACCGCTCCGGCAACATCACCATCGCCAATGCGCCGGGCACCGGCATCTGCGACGACAAGGCGATCTATTCATACATGCCGGAGATCGTCGAGTTCTATACCGGCCGAAAGGCGCTTCTCGAAAACGTGCCGACCTGGCGCTGCTCGGAGGCCGACAGCCTGAAATATGTGCTGGAACACCTCGAAGAACTCGTCGTGAAAGAGGTGCATGGCTCGGGCGGCTACGGCATGCTGGTCGGCCCGACGGCCTCTAAGAAGGAGCGGTCCGATTTTGCCGAAAAGCTGAAGGCTCGGCCGAACAACTACATCGCCCAGCCGACGCTGTCGCTCTCTACGGTGCCAATCCTCGTCAACAAGGGCATCGCACCGCGCCATGTGGACCTGCGGCCCTATGTGCTGGTTTCCGACAAGGTGCAGATCATTCCGGGCGGCTTGACCCGCGTCGCGCTGAAGCAGGGCTCGCTGGTCGTCAATTCGAGCCAGGGCGGCGGTACCAAAGACACTTGGGTATTGGAGGATTGA